In a genomic window of Suricata suricatta isolate VVHF042 chromosome 12, meerkat_22Aug2017_6uvM2_HiC, whole genome shotgun sequence:
- the LOC115275045 gene encoding olfactory receptor 10H4-like: MADQNYSMVSEFFLEGFSTFPQHLLHSFFLLFLLMYLFMLLGNLLIMTTVWREHSLHTPMYLFLCALSTSEILFTVTVTPRMLVDMLSTHHTITWAACASQLFFFFTFGFTHSFLLMIMGYDRYVAICHPLRYHVLMSNRGCARLVSWSWTGGSIMGMMVTLIVFHLNFCGSNVIHHFACHVFSLLKLACGKETASVSLGVILVCVSALMGCLFLIVLSYVFIVAAILRIPSAEGRHKTFSTCVSHLTVVIVHYGFASIIYLKPRGPHSMDSNTLMATTYTVFTPFLSPIIFSLRNKELKNAIKKSFQRKLSPLSS; this comes from the coding sequence ATGGCTGATCAGAACTATAGCATGGTGTCTGAATTCTTCCTCGAGGGATTCTCCACCTTCCCGCAGCATCTCCTGCACTCCTTCTTCCTGCTGTTTCTGCTCATGTACCTGTTCATGCTCCTGGGCAACCTGCTCATCATGACCACCGTGTGGAGAGAGCACAGCCTGCACACGCCCATGTACCTCTTCTTGTGTGCCCTGTCCACCTCCGAGATTCTGTTCACTGTTACCGTCACCCCTCGTATGCTGGTGGACATGCTCTCCACCCACCACACCATCACCTGGGCGGCCTGTGCCAGCCAGCTGTTCTTCTTCTTCACGTTTGGCTTCACACACTCCTTCCTGCTCATGATCATGGGCtatgaccgctacgtggccatctgCCACCCTTTGCGCTACCACGTGCTCATGAGCAACCGTGGCTGTGCCCGCCTCGTATCCTGGTCCTGGACTGGTGGCTCAATCATGGGGATGATGGTGACCCTGATAGTTTTTCACCTCAACTTCTGTGGGTCTAACGTAATTCACCATTTTGCCTGCCACGTGTTTTCTCTTCTAAAGTTGGCCTGTGGGAAGGAGACAGCTTCCGTCAGCCTGGGTGTGATCCTGGTGTGTGTCTCAGCTCTGATGGGCTGTTTATTCCTCATCGTCCTCTCCTATGTCTTCATTGTGGCCGCCATATTGAGGATCCCCTCTGCTGAAGGCAGGCACAAGACCTTCTCCACGTGTGTGTCCCACCTCACTGTGGTCATTGTGCACTACGGCTTTGCCTCCATTATCTACCTCAAGCCCAGGGGACCCCATTCTATGGACAGTAACACATTGATGGCCACCACCTATACAGTCTTCACCCCCTTTCTCAGCCCGATCATTTTCAGCCTCAGAAATAAGGAGCTCAAGAACGCCataaagaaaagctttcagaGAAAATTGAGTCCCCTAAGCTCCTGA
- the LOC115275049 gene encoding olfactory receptor 10H3-like: MAGQNYTMVSEFILVGFSNFPQHLLPAFFLLYLLMYLFTLLGNLLIMATVWSERSLHTPMYLFLCALSTSEILFTVAVTPRMLVDILSTHHTITWAACASQMFFSFTFGFTHSFLLMIMGYDRYVAICHPLRYHVLMSPRGCAHLVSWSWAGGSIMGMMLTLIVFHLTFCGSNVIHHFVCHVLSLLKLACGKETASVTLGVILVCVSALMGCLFLIVISYVFIVAAILRIPSAEGRHKTFSTCVSHLTVVIVHYGFASIIYLKPKGPHSMDSNTLMATTYTVFTPFLSPIIFSLRNKELKNAIKKSFQKKFSPLSS; this comes from the coding sequence ATGGCTGGTCAGAACTATACCATGGTGTCTGAATTCATCCTCGTGGGATTCTCCAACTTCCCGCAGCatctcctgcctgccttcttcctgCTGTACCTGCTCATGTACCTGTTCACACTGCTGGGCAACCTCCTCATCATGGCCACCGTGTGGAGTGAGCGCAGCTTGCACACGCCCATGTACCTCTTCCTGTGTGCCCTGTCCACCTCTGAGATCCTGTTCACTGTTGCCGTCACCCCTCGCATGTTGGTGGACATACTCTCCACCCACCACACCATCACATGGGCGGCCTGTGCCAGCCAGATGTTCTTTTCCTTCACGTTCGGCTTCACACACTCCTTCCTGCTCATGATCATGGGCtatgaccgctacgtggccatctgCCACCCTCTGCGCTACCATGTGCTCATGAGCCCTCGTGGCTGTGCCCACCTTGTATCCTGGTCTTGGGCTGGTGGCTCAATCATGGGGATGATGTTGACCCTGATAGTTTTTCACCTCACCTTCTGTGGGTCTAATGTGATCCACCATTTTGTCTGCCATGTACTTTCCCTTCTAAAGTTGGCCTGTGGGAAGGAGACAGCCTCAGTCACCCTGGGTGTGATCCTAGTGTGTGTCTCAGCTCTGATGGGCTGTTTGTTCCTCATTGTCATCTCCTATGTGTTCATCGTGGCTGCCATATTGAGGATCCCCTCTGCTGAGGGCAGGCACAAGACCTTCTCCACGTGTGTGTCCCACCTCACTGTGGTTATTGTGCACTACGGCTTTGCCTCCATTATCTACCTCAAACCCAAGGGCCCCCATTCTATGGACAGTAACACTCTGATGGCCACCACCTATACAGTCTTCACCCCTTTTCTCAGCCCCATCATTTTCAGCCTCAGAAATAAGGAGCTCAAGAATGCCATaaagaaaagcttccagaaaaAATTCAGTCCCCTAAGCTCCTGA